A genome region from Balneola sp. includes the following:
- a CDS encoding DNA-binding response regulator: MISYLIIDDEYLAHEVIREYCDMLPYLQLAKSCYNALEAAEYLREHKVDLIFLDLNMPKLKGFEFLKTLVEPPKVIVTTAYSEFALEGYELNVADYLLKPFSFERFLKAVNKATSSTKTSGDGSGSNVVISDPGNAGDKPGTVFLRENKKYVQVTIDDILYLEASGNYVKVITSSGTITVRETIAEMLDILSSGEFLQVHKSFVVAVGHIKSVQGNRIFLKEDHNIPIGKVYKMNVNGLLK; this comes from the coding sequence ATGATTAGTTACCTGATAATAGATGATGAGTATCTGGCCCATGAAGTGATTCGGGAGTATTGCGATATGCTGCCTTACCTGCAGCTGGCCAAAAGCTGTTACAACGCCCTGGAAGCGGCTGAGTATCTCAGGGAGCATAAAGTCGATCTCATATTCCTGGACTTAAATATGCCCAAATTAAAAGGCTTCGAGTTTCTGAAAACACTGGTTGAGCCGCCCAAAGTGATTGTAACCACAGCCTACAGTGAATTTGCTTTGGAAGGCTATGAACTCAACGTGGCAGACTATTTATTAAAGCCTTTCAGTTTCGAACGTTTTCTGAAAGCGGTAAATAAAGCAACAAGCAGCACCAAAACCAGTGGGGATGGGAGCGGGAGTAATGTGGTGATTTCTGATCCTGGAAATGCCGGTGATAAGCCCGGCACAGTTTTCCTTCGAGAAAACAAGAAATATGTGCAGGTGACTATAGATGATATCCTGTATCTGGAAGCTTCCGGGAATTATGTGAAAGTTATTACCAGTTCGGGTACGATAACGGTTAGAGAAACGATTGCAGAAATGCTGGACATACTTTCATCGGGAGAGTTTCTTCAAGTTCACAAATCATTTGTGGTGGCTGTCGGGCATATTAAAAGTGTTCAGGGTAATCGTATTTTTCTGAAAGAGGATCACAATATCCCTATCGGAAAGGTTTACAAAATGAATGTAAACGGGTTATTAAAATAG
- a CDS encoding esterase: MRTFTFVILCILLFGAQTTFGQNKTDIITGSQFIIKSNILNEERTCLISIPDSYNDSIEVAKKYPIIILLDGYTHFKTASGIVHFMSSNRNRNNLMPESIILAIENIDRERDFTVTKIKTKRPNTMGDGRNFLNFIEKELIPYVDENYRTEPSRTLVGHSLGGLLTLNSYMDRNSVFNAYISIDPSIWWSEEMMKNKVDSISSISLNKKLYIATANQGEASYERNKKRHDYLYELITKKSEEPLNVDIKYFDKENHRSVPLIALYEGLIYINQEN; encoded by the coding sequence ATGAGAACTTTTACATTTGTAATTTTATGTATTCTTCTTTTCGGAGCACAAACGACGTTCGGACAGAATAAAACGGATATTATAACTGGAAGTCAGTTCATTATTAAATCTAATATTTTAAATGAAGAAAGAACTTGTTTAATAAGTATTCCTGATTCATATAATGATTCAATTGAAGTGGCGAAAAAATATCCAATTATCATATTATTGGATGGATATACTCATTTTAAAACAGCATCTGGAATAGTACATTTTATGAGTTCCAATAGAAACCGAAACAATTTAATGCCAGAAAGTATTATTCTAGCCATAGAAAATATTGACCGTGAACGAGATTTTACCGTTACAAAAATTAAGACGAAACGACCAAATACTATGGGAGATGGAAGGAATTTTTTGAATTTCATTGAGAAAGAGCTAATACCATATGTTGATGAAAATTATAGAACAGAACCGTCTAGAACTCTCGTTGGACATTCTTTAGGAGGTCTACTTACATTAAATTCTTATATGGATAGAAATAGCGTTTTCAATGCTTACATTTCTATAGACCCAAGTATTTGGTGGAGTGAAGAGATGATGAAAAACAAAGTTGATTCTATTTCATCAATATCATTGAATAAAAAACTTTATATAGCTACTGCCAATCAAGGAGAGGCTAGTTACGAGCGGAATAAAAAAAGACACGACTATCTCTATGAATTAATCACAAAGAAATCGGAAGAACCTCTAAATGTCGATATAAAGTATTTTGACAAGGAAAACCATCGCTCTGTACCATTAATAGCTTTGTACGAAGGTTTAATCTACATTAATCAAGAGAATTGA
- a CDS encoding adenylate/guanylate cyclase domain-containing protein yields the protein MKITPKAKRNISRVIPFAIIWLVIGWIIDITVFDVTRNRNLNPDTDITYTIPVLIFASLANIMIGLIVGILEVVYLEKKFSNRTLSAKFLYKFLIYLTLFITIIGILYPVAFTLETGISLLKVDVWQQLGRFLISISFLTTLFHLSVKLMVSLIYSAVSENLGHQLLLNFFSGKYHKPKIEKRIFMFLDMKSSTTIAETLGHVKYFKLLDTYYNIMSDPIINSFGEVYQYIGDEIVISWKPEKGINQENCIKCFFDISDYLNKQKEVLFHEFGVEIGFRAGIHFGEVTIGEIGALKKEIVFTGDVLNTTARIQSLCKELKSDLLISGAIKELLPHLNYQYSSKGEIELKGRDKKEELFSVTLEKKPTITNTT from the coding sequence GTGAAAATAACTCCAAAAGCGAAAAGAAACATTTCAAGGGTTATTCCCTTCGCAATTATCTGGTTAGTGATTGGATGGATAATTGATATAACAGTGTTCGATGTAACTCGTAACCGAAACCTTAATCCAGATACCGATATTACCTACACCATTCCAGTGCTAATTTTTGCCAGCCTTGCGAATATAATGATTGGACTAATTGTAGGGATTTTAGAAGTGGTTTATTTAGAGAAAAAATTCTCAAACCGAACACTGAGTGCCAAGTTTTTATACAAATTTTTAATCTACCTGACCTTATTTATTACCATTATAGGTATCTTATATCCTGTCGCATTTACGCTCGAAACAGGCATAAGTTTGCTAAAAGTTGATGTTTGGCAACAATTGGGTAGATTCCTAATAAGTATTTCTTTCCTTACCACCTTATTTCATTTGTCTGTAAAGCTTATGGTTAGTTTGATCTATTCTGCTGTAAGTGAAAACTTAGGTCATCAGTTGCTTTTGAATTTTTTCTCCGGGAAATACCATAAACCCAAAATTGAAAAGCGGATTTTCATGTTCCTAGACATGAAATCTTCGACTACAATAGCCGAAACTCTAGGCCATGTAAAATACTTCAAATTACTGGACACCTATTACAATATTATGTCAGACCCCATCATTAATTCATTCGGTGAAGTCTACCAGTACATAGGAGATGAAATCGTGATTTCATGGAAACCTGAAAAGGGCATTAACCAGGAAAACTGCATCAAATGCTTCTTTGACATAAGCGATTATCTCAATAAACAAAAAGAAGTTTTATTTCATGAATTTGGCGTTGAAATTGGATTCAGAGCAGGGATCCATTTCGGTGAAGTCACTATTGGAGAAATTGGAGCCTTAAAAAAGGAAATCGTATTTACTGGGGATGTCTTAAATACAACCGCTAGAATCCAAAGTCTTTGTAAGGAATTAAAATCTGACTTACTGATCTCAGGTGCAATTAAAGAATTATTACCCCATTTAAACTATCAATATAGCTCTAAAGGAGAAATAGAACTGAAAGGAAGAGATAAAAAAGAAGAACTGTTTAGCGTAACTTTAGAAAAGAAGCCGACAATCACTAACACTACGTAA
- a CDS encoding CPBP family intramembrane metalloprotease produces the protein MLEKSSERKEAWKTIFLFLVLVVVLTSPFHYAIVNLYPSRIYVGAIMWCPAIAAFITLKTKGRKVSSLHWNWGNWKYIRWSYVIPALYGIITYILIWTLGFGDLANKEAITEWGKDLGLFGIGTLNTTSITIIAISLLGTVEVIRASATTLGEEIGWRGFFIYELRKVLSFTGVSVFSGLIWAAWHWPLLVYYSNNVLLEFITFFIVIISISFIMTYYTFKSKSLWPAVLFHAVSNVYIQKIMPPLTIKFEGTEHWLGENGIMFAIVTSVFGIFFWIKAIKEKL, from the coding sequence ATGCTGGAAAAATCTTCGGAACGAAAAGAAGCGTGGAAAACAATATTTTTGTTTCTTGTATTAGTTGTTGTTCTTACTTCGCCTTTCCATTATGCCATAGTAAATTTATATCCTTCACGAATATATGTTGGAGCTATCATGTGGTGTCCCGCAATAGCTGCATTTATTACCTTAAAAACTAAAGGACGTAAAGTCTCATCACTACATTGGAATTGGGGAAATTGGAAATATATCCGATGGTCTTATGTTATTCCTGCCTTATATGGTATAATTACTTACATACTAATTTGGACTTTAGGATTTGGAGATCTAGCCAACAAAGAAGCTATTACAGAATGGGGTAAAGACCTTGGTTTGTTTGGAATTGGCACTTTAAATACAACTTCGATAACGATTATTGCAATTAGTCTATTAGGTACTGTTGAAGTAATTAGAGCTTCAGCCACAACCTTAGGAGAAGAAATTGGCTGGAGAGGCTTTTTTATCTATGAATTAAGAAAGGTGCTTTCCTTTACTGGAGTATCTGTTTTTAGTGGGCTTATCTGGGCTGCCTGGCATTGGCCGCTACTTGTTTACTATAGTAATAATGTGCTATTAGAATTTATCACCTTCTTTATCGTAATTATTTCTATCTCATTTATTATGACGTATTACACTTTTAAATCTAAAAGTCTATGGCCAGCAGTACTATTTCATGCCGTCAGTAATGTGTACATTCAAAAAATAATGCCACCTCTAACCATAAAATTTGAAGGAACAGAGCATTGGCTTGGTGAAAACGGAATTATGTTTGCAATTGTAACTTCTGTTTTTGGGATTTTCTTTTGGATAAAAGCGATTAAAGAAAAATTATAA
- a CDS encoding histidine kinase, producing the protein MISFIKKRGLLLIILTYIGLFILMVISGGMENGDDLEAFSAVAMMIFGLVVVIPWLIWRIRSLLQLKHEKEKTELLHLKSQVNPHFFFNTLNNLYALVGKDSVKARNMILKLSDMMRYSVYEGEKEWVTLEQEVEYLRNYIELHKMRYHKEISVSFTTDIQEEGYKVMPLLFIILLENAFKHGVEQLKEDAYVRINMIANRKVLNFSIENNYDEESLEANAKKKEQGIGLKNLKRRLELAYPKKHLLNTSKADGIYKAQLSIELT; encoded by the coding sequence ATGATTTCATTTATAAAAAAGCGCGGATTACTCTTAATCATACTTACCTATATCGGGTTATTCATCCTGATGGTGATATCCGGCGGGATGGAAAACGGGGATGACCTGGAAGCATTTTCTGCTGTAGCCATGATGATTTTCGGGTTAGTGGTGGTGATTCCCTGGCTGATCTGGAGAATACGCTCGTTGCTTCAACTGAAGCATGAAAAGGAAAAAACGGAGTTACTGCATTTAAAAAGTCAGGTGAATCCTCATTTCTTTTTTAACACACTTAATAATCTGTATGCATTAGTGGGAAAAGATTCTGTAAAGGCACGGAATATGATCCTGAAACTATCCGATATGATGCGGTACAGCGTATATGAGGGAGAAAAAGAATGGGTGACACTGGAACAAGAAGTTGAATACCTGAGAAACTATATTGAGCTGCATAAAATGCGGTATCACAAAGAAATAAGTGTCTCATTTACTACAGACATCCAGGAAGAGGGATATAAGGTTATGCCATTGCTGTTTATCATACTACTGGAAAATGCATTCAAGCATGGGGTCGAACAGCTGAAAGAAGATGCGTACGTTCGCATTAATATGATCGCCAACCGGAAGGTGCTGAACTTCTCAATTGAAAATAATTATGATGAAGAATCACTGGAAGCGAATGCGAAAAAGAAAGAGCAGGGTATAGGCTTGAAAAACCTGAAACGCCGGTTAGAACTGGCCTACCCTAAAAAACATTTGTTGAACACTTCTAAAGCAGATGGTATATACAAAGCGCAACTGTCGATCGAGCTGACATAA
- a CDS encoding peptidase M1 has product MFTEIFRFELSFRAHRFDTYLYFLVLFLFSLVAVDFLFEGQVVVVAKNSPVIIARTMGITSALFLLIVSMIAGTSIIRDFSSNTHSLFFSFPFTKWEYLMGRFLGSFVTVIIIFLALPLGIMSSPFLPWQDPTDFVSFNFLAYLQPFVGLIIPTLFFSSALFFVTGLLTRKLLLVYIQSFFFLLIYLLALNFAAGSDDLFLTTLIEPFTFQTVRIVTGTWSNLDRNTLLIPIEGVLLANRMLWLGFGVITLFIGHYFFKFETQQSSGKKKTLKDTKNSITPDSVIISNPKVVTTFSTSSIFRRLIKQIWFNFRLVVNGVSFWAILLVAVGILLINGFSLGTNFGVDNLPTTYLIVGELVELTIIFFVGIILFYSGELIWKERDERVNYVADSLPTENWSIVVSKILGLVLLLVVLMLLMILSGIGFQAYNNYFDFEIGLYLTAFFLEIFPFLLLMTLVSFSVQLLVNHKYVAHIITVIILATTTIGFQVMGLEHVLVRFGGSFLPTYSDMNGYSNFMESFFWVKMYWISFTVFILILTISLAPRGTETSFKQRIRGIWINFSPNLRNAALFLFLMTVGSGVFVFYNTNVLNEYLSSKEELNLRASYELQLKHYEEYPQPEMDAVSLELDLYPADRSYQLNGSYELINTTDSTIDTLLIQKTPHNLVKLWFPHQSIIESIDSTNSDFGFYKLLLRQSLHPDETASLKFQQSFNPTGFSSELNPNLVSNGTLIDNFQFPSIGYLEDIEISDPTFRDQLSLAEKKRSAVLSDVTFGQIGKAAGDGEYIDFELIVSTDSNQIAVAPGKLLDTWVSDDRAYFHYSSKQKISNLYAIVSAEYETLTSAIKLTNNSDSIDLEIYYHPGHEFNVGSMMNGMERSLRYFSEHFSAFQFDQLRIVEVPLYHNRAQSLPGLITVAENMGFTLDIRDEETPDLPFYITAHEVSHQWWGDQVNPAKVQGQTLISETLAQYSALSIFRNTFSKDQVDEFLEWNMRQYFKQRPQESVEEMPLHLVESGQDYIYYRKGLIAMNAFQKLVSEEAVNAALAQFITDWNSFSGDKHLDSNRYPISTDLLGYFYAVTPDSLINEVKEIFEEIVIYDNKIEQVGAQELSSNQFEVKLKLSLNKLRVVGIENEQALEFTRPIEISFYQFDESGKKTLIEKIEIKENFKESDYTYTFSQRPDLLVLDPDLTFLDKNISDNKRQIDCE; this is encoded by the coding sequence ATGTTTACAGAAATTTTTCGATTCGAACTATCATTCAGAGCCCACCGCTTCGATACTTATCTATACTTTTTAGTCTTATTTCTTTTCTCACTTGTCGCGGTCGACTTTCTATTTGAAGGACAAGTTGTTGTAGTGGCTAAGAACTCACCTGTGATCATTGCCCGCACTATGGGAATTACATCTGCCTTATTTTTATTGATTGTCTCCATGATTGCAGGGACTTCTATTATAAGGGACTTCAGTAGCAACACGCATTCACTTTTTTTCTCTTTTCCATTCACTAAATGGGAATATTTAATGGGAAGATTCTTAGGATCTTTTGTAACAGTGATTATAATTTTCCTTGCTCTCCCCTTAGGAATTATGTCATCACCCTTCTTGCCATGGCAAGATCCGACTGACTTCGTCTCATTCAACTTCCTGGCATATCTTCAGCCATTCGTTGGGTTGATCATTCCTACGCTATTCTTTAGCAGTGCATTATTTTTTGTGACTGGATTATTAACCAGAAAGCTTCTTTTAGTCTATATTCAGTCCTTTTTCTTCCTGCTTATTTATTTATTGGCATTAAATTTTGCTGCAGGTTCAGATGATTTGTTTTTAACAACTTTGATAGAGCCTTTCACTTTTCAAACTGTTCGAATTGTCACAGGAACCTGGTCAAATCTGGATAGAAATACATTACTAATTCCCATTGAAGGGGTTCTCCTGGCAAACAGAATGCTATGGCTTGGCTTTGGCGTTATCACCCTCTTCATTGGTCATTATTTTTTCAAATTCGAGACCCAACAAAGTTCAGGAAAAAAGAAGACCCTTAAAGACACTAAGAACTCAATTACGCCAGATTCTGTAATCATTTCTAATCCGAAAGTAGTCACTACTTTTTCTACATCTTCTATTTTTAGGCGACTGATAAAACAGATCTGGTTTAATTTTCGCCTTGTTGTAAATGGCGTTTCATTTTGGGCAATTTTATTAGTTGCTGTCGGGATTTTGCTAATTAATGGATTCAGCCTCGGAACCAATTTTGGAGTTGATAACCTGCCAACAACCTATTTGATCGTTGGTGAATTGGTTGAGCTAACCATCATCTTCTTTGTTGGGATTATCCTTTTCTATTCGGGTGAGTTAATCTGGAAAGAACGAGATGAACGTGTGAACTACGTTGCTGATTCTCTTCCTACAGAAAATTGGTCGATCGTTGTAAGCAAAATTCTTGGCTTAGTTCTCCTATTAGTTGTACTAATGCTTTTGATGATCCTTTCAGGGATTGGGTTTCAAGCATATAACAACTATTTCGATTTTGAAATAGGATTATACCTGACTGCATTTTTCCTGGAAATATTCCCATTCCTCCTGTTAATGACTCTTGTCAGTTTCAGTGTTCAACTTCTGGTAAATCATAAATATGTAGCTCATATAATTACGGTAATAATATTAGCCACCACGACTATCGGATTCCAAGTAATGGGCTTGGAACATGTTCTGGTTAGATTTGGAGGATCTTTCTTACCCACTTATTCCGATATGAATGGCTACAGTAATTTTATGGAATCCTTTTTTTGGGTTAAGATGTACTGGATATCTTTCACGGTTTTCATTCTGATACTAACAATTTCATTAGCTCCTCGTGGCACGGAAACTAGTTTTAAACAACGGATTCGTGGAATATGGATTAACTTTAGTCCAAATCTCAGAAATGCCGCACTTTTCCTTTTTCTTATGACGGTCGGTTCTGGGGTTTTTGTGTTCTATAACACAAATGTGTTAAATGAATATCTCTCTTCAAAAGAGGAGTTGAATCTAAGAGCCAGTTATGAATTACAACTAAAGCATTATGAGGAGTATCCACAGCCTGAAATGGACGCAGTTTCCTTAGAACTAGACCTCTACCCTGCTGATCGTTCTTATCAACTTAATGGATCCTATGAACTGATAAACACAACCGATTCAACCATCGATACTCTGTTAATCCAAAAAACACCACATAACCTCGTAAAGTTATGGTTCCCACATCAATCCATTATAGAATCTATAGATAGCACAAATTCAGATTTCGGATTTTATAAACTGTTGCTGAGACAATCTCTACATCCAGATGAGACGGCATCTCTAAAGTTTCAGCAGAGTTTTAATCCAACGGGATTTTCTTCTGAGTTGAACCCAAATTTAGTTAGCAATGGGACCTTGATTGATAATTTTCAGTTTCCATCTATCGGTTATTTAGAGGATATCGAAATATCAGACCCAACGTTTAGAGATCAGCTAAGCTTAGCTGAAAAGAAAAGAAGTGCAGTATTAAGCGATGTTACTTTTGGACAAATTGGAAAAGCGGCTGGTGATGGCGAGTACATCGATTTTGAACTTATTGTAAGCACCGATTCCAATCAGATCGCGGTTGCTCCGGGTAAACTTTTGGATACCTGGGTTTCAGATGATCGAGCCTATTTTCACTATTCATCAAAGCAAAAGATCTCTAACTTATATGCTATAGTTTCAGCTGAGTATGAAACATTAACCTCAGCTATTAAGCTAACCAATAATTCTGACTCTATTGATCTTGAAATCTATTATCACCCCGGACATGAGTTTAATGTTGGGAGTATGATGAATGGTATGGAAAGATCTCTCAGGTATTTTTCTGAGCATTTCTCTGCTTTTCAATTCGATCAATTACGTATTGTCGAAGTCCCTCTCTATCATAATCGTGCGCAGTCGCTACCTGGTTTAATAACGGTTGCTGAAAACATGGGGTTCACTTTGGATATCAGGGATGAAGAAACACCTGATCTTCCCTTTTATATCACTGCACATGAGGTATCCCATCAATGGTGGGGGGATCAGGTAAATCCAGCCAAAGTTCAAGGACAAACTTTAATCTCGGAAACCTTAGCTCAATATTCAGCACTTTCAATATTTAGAAATACCTTCTCCAAAGACCAGGTCGATGAATTTCTTGAATGGAATATGAGACAATATTTTAAACAAAGACCACAGGAGTCTGTTGAAGAAATGCCATTACATCTTGTTGAATCCGGACAAGATTACATCTATTACCGAAAAGGTTTAATTGCGATGAATGCCTTCCAAAAATTAGTCTCTGAGGAAGCTGTAAATGCAGCTTTAGCGCAGTTTATTACAGATTGGAATTCGTTTTCCGGGGATAAGCATCTTGACTCAAATCGCTACCCTATCTCGACTGACCTTCTTGGATATTTCTATGCGGTAACTCCTGATAGTTTAATTAATGAGGTTAAAGAGATATTTGAGGAAATAGTGATTTATGATAATAAAATCGAACAGGTGGGCGCTCAGGAATTAAGTTCAAATCAGTTTGAAGTAAAATTAAAGTTGAGTCTAAACAAACTCCGCGTTGTTGGTATTGAAAATGAACAGGCCTTAGAATTTACAAGACCCATTGAAATCAGTTTTTATCAATTTGATGAATCCGGGAAAAAAACGCTCATCGAGAAAATAGAAATCAAGGAAAACTTCAAAGAATCAGACTATACCTACACCTTTTCTCAACGTCCCGATCTTCTGGTTCTCGATCCTGATTTAACGTTTTTGGATAAAAATATCTCAGATAATAAACGCCAAATAGATTGTGAGTAG
- a CDS encoding multidrug ABC transporter ATP-binding protein, with the protein MNTLQIQNISKTYPNGTKALNDVSLTIENGMFGLLGANGAGKSTLMRTIATLQSPSLGSILFNGDDIHSNPDTVRKGLGYLPQEFGVYPKISAVELLHHIGVLKGLLDKKERGEQIEQLLHQTNLWEHRKKHVHTYSGGMKQRFGIAQALLGDPKIIIVDEPTAGLDPEERHRFLNLLSKIGENIIVVLSTHIVADIYNLCPNMAILHQGEILVHGNPSELVKTLEGKIWRKTIDDNDLPGYRETHHVISTRLIAGNTLIHIKAESSPGSEFEAVDPTLEDFYFSVVPSSELQTMGVS; encoded by the coding sequence ATGAACACCCTCCAAATTCAAAACATATCTAAAACCTATCCCAACGGAACCAAAGCGCTGAATGACGTATCCCTGACTATAGAGAATGGAATGTTTGGTCTTCTCGGAGCTAATGGAGCTGGAAAGTCTACCCTGATGCGAACCATCGCCACACTGCAATCTCCATCTTTAGGGAGTATTCTTTTTAATGGTGATGATATCCATTCTAACCCGGATACAGTGCGAAAGGGACTTGGTTACCTCCCTCAGGAATTTGGCGTATATCCCAAGATATCGGCGGTGGAATTATTACATCATATTGGTGTGCTTAAGGGACTTTTAGATAAGAAAGAACGCGGCGAACAAATTGAACAACTTCTTCATCAAACCAACTTATGGGAGCACCGGAAGAAACACGTACACACCTATTCAGGAGGGATGAAACAGCGTTTCGGCATTGCGCAGGCGCTGCTTGGAGACCCAAAAATTATTATTGTTGATGAACCTACAGCCGGTTTAGATCCGGAAGAACGGCATCGCTTTCTAAACCTCTTGAGTAAAATCGGTGAGAATATCATTGTGGTTCTTTCAACGCATATAGTTGCAGACATCTATAATCTGTGTCCAAATATGGCGATTTTACATCAGGGTGAAATTCTGGTACATGGAAATCCTTCAGAATTAGTAAAAACGCTAGAAGGAAAAATCTGGAGAAAAACGATAGATGATAATGACCTGCCTGGATATCGCGAAACACACCACGTCATTTCAACACGACTGATTGCAGGTAACACCCTAATTCATATAAAAGCCGAAAGTTCCCCGGGAAGTGAGTTTGAAGCTGTAGACCCAACGCTCGAAGATTTCTACTTTTCTGTAGTCCCATCCTC
- a CDS encoding DNA-binding response regulator, translating to MIKCIIVDDEPLAQDLMSTYCERLPHLKVVKQCYDALEALEWLNSNKTDLMFLDLNMPKLKGFDFLRTLQNPPKVIVTTAYKEHALEGYELAIEDYLVKPFSFERFLKAVNKAISTSSLLAGKGDDQQEGDSMSPQRFFVKGDKEYHQVNMEDILYVEARGNYSALFLEGEELLVHEKISDLEELLPAPAFMRVHRSFIVAVERIKTIHGNTITVEKQEVPIGQTYSNTVRDEILKRK from the coding sequence ATGATTAAATGTATAATCGTAGATGACGAACCGCTGGCTCAGGATTTGATGAGTACGTATTGTGAGAGGTTACCCCACCTTAAGGTAGTAAAACAGTGTTATGATGCTCTGGAAGCTTTGGAGTGGCTCAATTCAAACAAGACAGACTTAATGTTTCTGGATTTGAACATGCCCAAACTGAAAGGCTTTGATTTTCTTCGAACCCTTCAAAACCCACCCAAAGTTATTGTAACCACTGCATACAAAGAACACGCCCTTGAAGGGTATGAGCTGGCCATAGAAGATTATCTGGTTAAACCATTTAGTTTTGAACGATTTTTGAAAGCTGTTAATAAAGCTATTTCTACATCATCTTTATTGGCTGGTAAAGGAGATGATCAGCAGGAAGGAGATTCCATGTCACCCCAGCGTTTTTTTGTAAAGGGTGATAAGGAGTACCACCAGGTGAATATGGAAGATATTCTATATGTGGAAGCCAGAGGAAATTATTCCGCATTGTTTTTGGAAGGAGAAGAACTGCTGGTTCACGAAAAGATCTCTGATCTTGAAGAGCTGCTACCGGCCCCGGCGTTCATGCGGGTGCATCGTTCGTTTATTGTAGCGGTAGAAAGAATTAAAACTATTCACGGAAATACTATTACGGTAGAAAAACAAGAAGTCCCCATAGGTCAGACCTACAGCAATACCGTTCGAGATGAAATTTTGAAGCGGAAGTAA
- a CDS encoding multidrug ABC transporter ATP-binding protein gives MNTLSISNLSKTYPNGVEALKGVSIEINNGLFGLLGPNGAGKSSLMRTIATLQKPDSGSVILNQINVEEHPQYIRKSLGYLPQEFGVYPTMTAEILLDHFAVLKGISDRKTRKERVDYLLDQTNLFQHRKKKLGGFSGGMKQRFGIAQALLANPSLIIVDEPTAGLDPTERNRFHNLLSELGQEAIVILSTHFVDDVKELCTNMAILNSGKLLWKGSPQQAINEIEGKVFSRQISRSQIHDYKEEYSVIAEQLFQGKPLIYIYSESDPGQGFLPVEPDLNHVYFNKVHS, from the coding sequence ATGAACACATTATCAATATCAAACCTATCCAAAACTTATCCCAACGGCGTTGAAGCACTTAAAGGTGTTTCAATCGAAATTAACAATGGCTTATTCGGACTTTTAGGTCCAAATGGAGCGGGCAAGTCAAGCTTAATGAGAACGATAGCAACGCTTCAAAAACCCGATTCAGGTTCAGTCATCTTGAATCAAATAAACGTGGAGGAACATCCACAGTATATCAGAAAATCACTTGGCTATTTACCTCAGGAATTTGGTGTATACCCTACTATGACCGCTGAGATCTTGCTAGATCATTTTGCAGTTCTAAAAGGAATATCAGATCGAAAAACTCGAAAAGAGCGGGTCGACTATTTATTAGATCAGACCAACTTATTTCAACACCGAAAGAAAAAACTAGGCGGATTTTCCGGGGGTATGAAACAACGCTTTGGCATTGCTCAGGCTTTATTGGCTAATCCAAGTTTGATCATTGTGGATGAACCTACGGCCGGACTAGATCCAACGGAACGTAATCGGTTTCATAATCTACTTAGTGAATTAGGTCAGGAAGCAATCGTAATTCTATCTACCCATTTTGTGGATGATGTGAAAGAGCTTTGTACCAATATGGCGATTCTTAATTCCGGGAAACTACTTTGGAAAGGAAGCCCTCAACAAGCTATTAATGAGATTGAGGGAAAAGTGTTCTCCCGGCAAATATCCAGAAGCCAGATTCATGACTATAAAGAAGAATATTCAGTAATCGCTGAACAGTTATTTCAGGGAAAACCACTCATTTACATTTATTCTGAATCTGATCCCGGCCAGGGATTCCTTCCCGTGGAACCCGACCTCAATCACGTGTATTTCAATAAAGTTCACTCCTGA